The following proteins are encoded in a genomic region of Brachypodium distachyon strain Bd21 chromosome 1, Brachypodium_distachyon_v3.0, whole genome shotgun sequence:
- the LOC100836224 gene encoding probable histone-arginine methyltransferase CARM1 isoform X1, whose product MASPDQFPNVSFADVNAAAAAAQEPGGGTAVFSGDGAAAARLRLARTGAEQAVEIDLAVAQIFKLGRTEWLCVSGETEAKSGVEEKLFSRAIKVVLRTEAESKAFSLAFQRWKQRMISGKDGEPLENGSITVCKSKFDTKIEASSAQMYFHYYGQLLHQQNMLQDFVRTGTYYAAVMENRSDFEGRIVVDVGAGSGILSLFAAQAGAKHVYAVEASEMVEHAQRLISGNPSLGQRITIIKGKVEDVELPVKADILISEPMGTLLVNERMLESYVIARDRFLAPGGKMFPTTGRIHMAPFSDEYLYVEMANKALFWQQHNFFGVDLTPLHGSAFDGYFSQPVVDAFDPRLLVSPPTYHPLDFTSLKEEDLYEIDIPLSFVSSVGTRVHGLACWFDVLFDGSTVQRWLTTAPGSPTTHWYQLRCVLSQPLYVMAGQEITGRLHLVAHSAQSYTIYLTMSAKMWGVGAEQGGILQTSTAKLELKEPYYRLSQPQPYMPQDQQQQPLSSLQAQVSGQQMQDGLSPGITVEQERDSAAFTR is encoded by the exons ATGGCGTCGCCGGACCAGTTCCCCAACGTCTCCTTCGCCGACgtcaacgccgccgccgccgccgcgcaggaGCCCGGCGGCGGTACGGCCGTGTTCAGCGGGGacggggcggcggctgcgcgcCTCAGGCTCGCCAGGACCGGAGCTGAGCAGGCGGTCGAGATcgacctcgccgtcgcgcAG ATATTCAAGCTGGGGCGGACGGAGTGGCTGTGCGTGAGCGGCGAGACGGAGGCTAAGAGCGGCGTCGAGGAG AAGTTATTTTCAAGAGCAATTAAGGTTGTTCTTAGGACAGAAGCTGAGAGCAAAGCCTTCTCTCTAGCTTTTCAACGATGGAAACAACGAATGATTAGTGGAAAAGATG GTGAACCCTTGGAGAATGGATCGATAACAGTCTGTAAAAGTAAATTTGATACAAAAATTGAGGCATCATCAGCACAAATGTATTTCCACTACTATGGCCAGCTGTTACATCAGCAAAATATGTTACAAGATTTTGTGAGGACAG GAACATACTATGCTGCTGTAATGGAGAACAGATCTGACTTTGAGGGTCGGATTGTGGTTGATGTTGGAGCTGGTAGCGGCATTCTTTCATTATTTGCTGCACAG GCTGGTGCCAAACATGTCTATGCAGTTGAGGCATCTGAAATGGTCGAACATGCTCAACGGCTTATTTCCGGGAACCCATCTCTCGGACAGCGAATCACG ATCATCAAAGGCAAAGTTGAAGATGTTGAACTTCCAGTGAAAGCTGATATACTGATTTCCGAGCCTATGG GAACCCTTTTGGTGAATGAGAGGATGCTGGAGTCCTATGTTATAGCTAGGGACAGATTCCTTGCTCCGGGTGGTAAAATGTTCCCAACAACAGGAAG GATTCATATGGCTCCATTTTCCGATGAATACCTTTATGTTGAAATGGCAAACAAG GCTCTCTTTTGGCAGCAGCATAACTTTTTTGGTGTTGATCTCACACCATTGCATGGTTCAGCGTTTGATGGATATTTTTCACAG CCTGTGGTGGATGCATTTGATCCAAGATTATTGGTCTCTCCACCTACATATCATCCACTTGATTTTACTAGCCTGAAG GAAGAGGACCTTTACGAGATTGATATTCCTCTGAGTTTTGTATCCTCTGTTGGCACTAGGGTACACGGGCTAGCTTGTTGGTTTGATGTATTGTTTGACGGGAG CACTGTGCAAAGATGGCTTACCACTGCTCCAGGCTCCCCTACGACTCACTGGTACCAACTGCGATGCGTACTTTCTCAGCCATTATATGTTATGGCTGGGCAAGAAATAACAGGCCGCCTTCATCTGGTGGCCCACAGTGCGCAAAGCTACACAATATACTTAACAATGTCAG CCAAAATGTGGGGTGTGGGTGCAGAGCAAGGCGGCATCCTGCAGACATCCACAGCCAAACTTGAACTGAAAGAGCCATACTACAGGTTGTCTCAACCGCAACCATATATGCCACAAgaccaacagcagcagccattGTCATCTTTGCAGGCACAG GTGTCTGGACAGCAGATGCAAGATGGGCTCAGCCCTGGCATCACGGTAGAGCAAGAGCGAGACTCAGCGGCCTTCACTCGATAG
- the LOC100836224 gene encoding probable histone-arginine methyltransferase CARM1 isoform X2, with translation MASPDQFPNVSFADVNAAAAAAQEPGGGTAVFSGDGAAAARLRLARTGAEQAVEIDLAVAQIFKLGRTEWLCVSGETEAKSGVEELFSRAIKVVLRTEAESKAFSLAFQRWKQRMISGKDGEPLENGSITVCKSKFDTKIEASSAQMYFHYYGQLLHQQNMLQDFVRTGTYYAAVMENRSDFEGRIVVDVGAGSGILSLFAAQAGAKHVYAVEASEMVEHAQRLISGNPSLGQRITIIKGKVEDVELPVKADILISEPMGTLLVNERMLESYVIARDRFLAPGGKMFPTTGRIHMAPFSDEYLYVEMANKALFWQQHNFFGVDLTPLHGSAFDGYFSQPVVDAFDPRLLVSPPTYHPLDFTSLKEEDLYEIDIPLSFVSSVGTRVHGLACWFDVLFDGSTVQRWLTTAPGSPTTHWYQLRCVLSQPLYVMAGQEITGRLHLVAHSAQSYTIYLTMSAKMWGVGAEQGGILQTSTAKLELKEPYYRLSQPQPYMPQDQQQQPLSSLQAQVSGQQMQDGLSPGITVEQERDSAAFTR, from the exons ATGGCGTCGCCGGACCAGTTCCCCAACGTCTCCTTCGCCGACgtcaacgccgccgccgccgccgcgcaggaGCCCGGCGGCGGTACGGCCGTGTTCAGCGGGGacggggcggcggctgcgcgcCTCAGGCTCGCCAGGACCGGAGCTGAGCAGGCGGTCGAGATcgacctcgccgtcgcgcAG ATATTCAAGCTGGGGCGGACGGAGTGGCTGTGCGTGAGCGGCGAGACGGAGGCTAAGAGCGGCGTCGAGGAG TTATTTTCAAGAGCAATTAAGGTTGTTCTTAGGACAGAAGCTGAGAGCAAAGCCTTCTCTCTAGCTTTTCAACGATGGAAACAACGAATGATTAGTGGAAAAGATG GTGAACCCTTGGAGAATGGATCGATAACAGTCTGTAAAAGTAAATTTGATACAAAAATTGAGGCATCATCAGCACAAATGTATTTCCACTACTATGGCCAGCTGTTACATCAGCAAAATATGTTACAAGATTTTGTGAGGACAG GAACATACTATGCTGCTGTAATGGAGAACAGATCTGACTTTGAGGGTCGGATTGTGGTTGATGTTGGAGCTGGTAGCGGCATTCTTTCATTATTTGCTGCACAG GCTGGTGCCAAACATGTCTATGCAGTTGAGGCATCTGAAATGGTCGAACATGCTCAACGGCTTATTTCCGGGAACCCATCTCTCGGACAGCGAATCACG ATCATCAAAGGCAAAGTTGAAGATGTTGAACTTCCAGTGAAAGCTGATATACTGATTTCCGAGCCTATGG GAACCCTTTTGGTGAATGAGAGGATGCTGGAGTCCTATGTTATAGCTAGGGACAGATTCCTTGCTCCGGGTGGTAAAATGTTCCCAACAACAGGAAG GATTCATATGGCTCCATTTTCCGATGAATACCTTTATGTTGAAATGGCAAACAAG GCTCTCTTTTGGCAGCAGCATAACTTTTTTGGTGTTGATCTCACACCATTGCATGGTTCAGCGTTTGATGGATATTTTTCACAG CCTGTGGTGGATGCATTTGATCCAAGATTATTGGTCTCTCCACCTACATATCATCCACTTGATTTTACTAGCCTGAAG GAAGAGGACCTTTACGAGATTGATATTCCTCTGAGTTTTGTATCCTCTGTTGGCACTAGGGTACACGGGCTAGCTTGTTGGTTTGATGTATTGTTTGACGGGAG CACTGTGCAAAGATGGCTTACCACTGCTCCAGGCTCCCCTACGACTCACTGGTACCAACTGCGATGCGTACTTTCTCAGCCATTATATGTTATGGCTGGGCAAGAAATAACAGGCCGCCTTCATCTGGTGGCCCACAGTGCGCAAAGCTACACAATATACTTAACAATGTCAG CCAAAATGTGGGGTGTGGGTGCAGAGCAAGGCGGCATCCTGCAGACATCCACAGCCAAACTTGAACTGAAAGAGCCATACTACAGGTTGTCTCAACCGCAACCATATATGCCACAAgaccaacagcagcagccattGTCATCTTTGCAGGCACAG GTGTCTGGACAGCAGATGCAAGATGGGCTCAGCCCTGGCATCACGGTAGAGCAAGAGCGAGACTCAGCGGCCTTCACTCGATAG